In Comamonas koreensis, the genomic stretch CCCTGTCTTGATGGCGTGGATGGAGCCATTTGGCGCAGCGGCTCATGCCGTCCTGATCTATGGCGGCGATGCGTGGCCTGCTTCGGACCCCGTCGATACAGCGGTCAATGTTGCGACTTGGCCAGACGATGTTCAGGTTGACCTTCCCGGATGCGGCCAGGGCTTTCATCCGTATGGTGTTGCCGACGCCTGGAGTGCGGCAGGTATGGTGTCCGAGCGTGTACTGAAAATTCTGAACGGCGAACAGGTGTCCTCTGGGACGTGGTCCATGATTCGTCATGAAAGCTACTTCAGGAGTAAGTCGCCTTCGGTGACCTTTAACCGTTCACCACCGGTTCCCGTGGGGGTAGATTCGGTCATTGAGCATCGCCCGTTGGCAGAGGTACTGCAAGGTGCCTGAGCCGCTAGTGAAGTTTGCACTGCCTGGCGCGGAGTGGAGTCTTCAGTTTGACGAAGCCGCAGTCTCGATGCTGCAGAGGAGGATGCAGCGCTGGTCACGTTCAAAAGAGTCCGTGGGTCAGCTATTCACATATGACCTCACGGCGTCAACCATCGTGATCTCGAAGGTCACCTCGCTCAAGGCGAGGCATGCGTCTTGGTCAAGCGTGGCGTTCGATCCTATCGAGGCGATGCGGCAACGACAGGATTTGCTTCAGGAAGGTTTGTATTGCATTGGCCTTTGGCATACCCACCCTGAGGCGATGCCCAGCCCCTCCGGCACAGATGAGAGACTTGCGGCAGATCATGCGCGCGCTGCCATTTCTGTTTTGAATGGGTTCGCTTTTGTCATTGTCGGAAATCGACCTTTCCCAGAAGGGTGGTATGTTGGGTTTCACGACACGGCTCGTTTTCTTAAAGCAGACTTTTCTCGTTCGTGATGATTTCTTGATGCGGGAACAGCTCTACGAACAGGCGCAATGACCAGCCCCTTGGAATGCATTATTTTTCAAGGGACCTAGTCTGCAGTACTGTTCATCAATTGTTTTTCTGATTCTGTTTTATGAGCCCATCTAGCCGCACTTAAACGAACTTAGGCAATGGGAGCCACTGCAATCAAGTGGTTTGAGAAACTTGTCTCAGTTTCACATCGCCAGGTTGCCCAAAGCTTGCACCCTTCGGCGGACCCAAGATCTAGCTCCAAGGCAAGCCAGTTGCGCGCTGCCATGACATGAGTGTCATGACCTGGAAACGTCATGACTTCAGCGACATACTGCACATCGATGTTTTGAGGCTTCTTGGCATTGGAGTTCAACCAAGCAAGAAACAACCGTTCTGTCACCCCCATCAGCGATGGGTGAACAACGGCAGACGACGTAAATTGGTGCATTTGCGACCACGTTTCTGAGGCGGGCAGATCTTTGCGGTAGGCCGTTCCCCATGCTGCAACATGCACATCCCCGGAGACCAGTGAAACCCGAATCTTCTTGTCGCGAGCAAAACTAGATAGCACCTCGAGCAGTCGCTTGCGCTCCCCCTCATGGTCATCATGGGACCAGTGATCTTTGAGATCGTCGGCGTTGCTGTCGGTGACATGGTCCTGGCCGAATTTATCCAAAAACAGTTCTGCCAAAGGCAGCTTTGGGTGCACTACCGGCACGGAGGACATGAACAGCAGGTGCTGACATCCAGTCTTCGGTTGCGGCCCAGCGCCTCCAGACTGCAGATTGCCAGTCCATTCCTTGATTTGCCGCCACGTATCCGATCCCATGACCTGGGTTCGAGAGCGCTCCGTGCGCAAGTCGGCAGCAACGACAGCTACTGGCCCGATCGAGTAGGCGGACGTAAATCCTGGTTGATTGTCAAGCAGCGGCAGCGCTAGCGAGTCCTTAGCAAGCACCTTGCTCCATGAGATAGGCTTTAGCAGAGGATCCTGACGGGTGAATCCTGCCGGCGTTGTGTCCTCCAGTTCAGGCAGATCTTCCAGCGCATGTTGCATCTGGAACACCCAGAATGCCCTACGTGCGTGGCGGAAGAGTGTTTGAAATAGCTCGCAGTTCTGCATCTCGCAGCTGTATGACCCCCAGCCGTCAAAGATGTCGTGGTCGTCCCACACCATGATGGTTGGCATGGACGCCATCGCTGCCCCTGCATCAAGCGCAGCCGTCGCGGAGGACCATGGCTGCCTCTCAATGGGGAGCCATCGTTGTTTGTACAGGCCGAAATAGTAGGCCTCAATCTCCCGTTCGAGAGGCTTGCTGACCTTGAAGTTCAGTTGGGCCTGGCGAGGCAGGCCAACCCATTGCCGCAGTGCTTTGATGTCTTCCCAGATAGAGTCAAAGTAGATCTGATCGCCGCCCATGAGCATTAAGTGAAAACGCTGCAGGCCTTTGTTGTGAATGCGCTTCTCATGCCACAACTGTTCCTTGTCCAGCAGCTTGACTTCTCCCTCCCCAGGCTTTCTGCGTAGTTTGCGATCATGGCTGTAGAGCAGGTCCTCCCACACCGCATCTGACTCTCGGATGATTTTCCTCATCACCGCAGGGTCAGAGAATCCATTGCACGATACATAGGCCATGCGCGGAGAGAAATCCTTGCCAGGCACCGTCATGCTCCAGGTCAGCCCGCCCGAGATACCGTAGCTCACCGTGCGCTCATCCTTCAAGACCTTGCAGGAAAGGTCGTAGCGCAGATAGCGCTCGCCACGCGTTGACAACAGCTCCGTAGGTGCAGGACATATCTTGCCATCGACTTGGAATTCCGGAATCTGTGCATCTCCCTTGAGGCCAATCAGTGCCGTTATTCGCCAAGCATCCCCTTTTCCGATGCCGCGGAACGACAGCACCGGCCCTAGCAGTAGATCCTTTTCATTCATGTACAGCCTCCTCAGGCATTCATTTCTTTCGCTACTACCTTAACGATTCGAGCGCGAGAAGCCGCCCTGCGCGCCACCAGCGCTGCTTCACCGGTTTGTTGCAACCATTCAAAAAAACGCTGACTCGCGTGTCTCGTCTGGGAGTCGTCTCGGCAATTGGCCAAGAAGGCAAATTGCACTTTCTGCACGTCATCGGCCACGAACACCCCAAAGGGGCCGCTTACCACCGTTGCGTCTGGAAATCCCAGTAGCGACGTGGCCTGGGTTTCCGTCGCACCGCGGTGACACGCAATCAAGTGCAACGGCCCGTGCGCAGAAGTCAGTAGCTTGACACGTTGGTAATCTTCCAGGAACGGCCGCCCCACCAGCTCGCGCGCTGCTGCCACGCTGAACGAGGCCGGAATCGCGTGAACCACTACCGCTACGTCCTTACCACCCAGGTTGACTACCACACCGCCATCCACCGCCTTGGCGCCCTTGAGTCCGCCCAGAGCCGCTTTGAGTGTTGTCTCCATGGCTGTTTTTCGTTGACGGAAGTCGAGCCGGGTCCAGTCCAGGGCGGCGCCAACATCGAATCGCGTCGATGCGCCGGCCTGCACCCCCCGCTGCGTCAGCGTTATAACGGCATCCGAGAGCGCCTCGAACACGCGCTTTTTGGCATCGGCGACGGTTTTCACCTCGCCGCCCCGGAAGGCGGTCTGCCGCGAGAGATAGTGCTGGAAGCGCCGATTGCGCTCGCCTGCCGGCCCCTGAGCGTCGGCCATAGTAGGTAACGCCACCAGGCGCACCTTGGCCTGCGCCGCGCGAAGGCCCTCCATGTACTCCGCGTGACAGATACCGATGTCCTGCTCGCCCGCAGCCCAGCCTGCATTACCGTTGGATAGCACGATAAGCACATCGCAGTCGCGCACGGCCTGCAGACAGGCATCCCAGCTATCCTGCGTGCCTTCGGCCGGCGGCGCGTCTTCGTTGATCCAGACGTCAAACAGCTTTCGTCCCAGCACCTCGGCTGATTCGATCTCCCTTTTCAGCTCTTTTCGCAGATCGGTCAGATTGGTCTTGCTACCTGCAGGAAAAGCGTCCATACACCGGCTGGAGAGCATTACCCGAATAATAGATTTGGCCAAGAAGCGCTCCTGTTGTTGTATTCAAAGACGATGCGCAACTAAATGCCGGAAGGTCTGTATCCGTCTTACTAACCAGCATGCTTGGAGGGCGCCGGTCTTCTCGGGTAGCCTACGCTGCTCGATGAAGAGTCCGGTCATACACTTCCGACAGTCGCTTTTGCTTACAAGCGTATCAGAACTTTGGTTGGCCATGCTTTATGACTAACCCATTGAAGCTCACACTGAAAGAAGTATTGAGTCTTCTTGGATCCATGCAGAGTTGCAGGAGCACAGCCGACTCAGCACCGGGGTGATTGCAATGCGCACTAACGAGCCACGGAAATCGCCCCGACGCTCCAAGAAGCGCAGTGATGAGATCCGTTACCGTCGGGTGCTGAGCAGAAGGGAGGGGCCAAGTGCGCCGAACTTGGCGGAAGTCGATCCACTAACAGGAGCAGCGCCATGTCGCTGGGCGAAAAAATACTCTTCAAGAAGCTTGATTTGAGCGTCCGCTTTCGCTGCAAAGCAGCCCACCAAGGCTATCCCTTTGCAGCCTCACCCAAACGCAGTTGATCCAAGTAATCAGCCCACCGCTGAACCATTTCAAAGCGCTTCGCCAAGTATTTCGTACGGTTGTAGCTACGGCCGTTGGAGTCCTTCACCATGTGCGCCAGATTTGCCTCAATTGCCAAAGGATCCAAATCCAGCTGATCAACAAGCATGGTGCGCGCACTTGCGCGGAATCCGTGCCAGCTCTGCTCAGTCCCAAACCCAAGACCATACAAAGCGCTTCGCACGGAGTTATCTGACATTGGGCGCTCATGGTCACGCTGTCCGGGAAAGACGTAAAGACTACGCCCTGTCAGCTTCTGCAAGTCTCGCAGTAGCTCCACGGCTTGCGTTGGCATAGGCACTACATGTGGCTCACCGTTGGCTTTTTCCTCCACCGTTCGCTTCATCTTCGCGCTCGGAATCGTCCATGTGGCAGCATCCAAGTCGAGCTCCGTCCACTCCATCATGCGCAAGTTTCCGGGGCGCTGATAGAGCATTGGCGCCAGCAACAGCGCTGTACGGACAATCGGGCCACCCTTGTAGGCATACATAGCCCGAAGTAATTCACCAAAACGCTGCGGCTCAACAATTGCAGGGAAGTTCTTGCCACGATAAGGTAGCAATCGACTTTTCAAGCCTTCGGTGATATCCCGTTGATCATTTCCAGCGGTTGGAAGCCAGTAACGCCATATTTGACGAACAAGCATCAGACCTCGATCCGCCGTTTCTATAGCACCCCGCTCTTCCACTTTTTTAAGAACGGACAGGAGTTCCATTGGCTCAATGCTTTCCATTTGTCGATCACCGATCCATGGAAATAAATCTCGTTCAAGCTGGCGTTTGGTACGTTCAGCGTGGCTGGGACTCCATGTCCCCACTTGCTTGGCATGCCACTCCAATGCCACAACCTTGAACACGCTTCCGTCAACTGCCAAGCCCTTGAGCTTTTCCATTTTTCGAGCCTGAACAGGATCGACACCTTCCGACTTCTTCAATTTGGCAATATCACGCGCCTTGCGAGCCGCCGTCAGAGAGACCGTCGGATAGCTACCCAATGCAAGCTGCTTTTCCTTATTTTGGATTCGGTACTTGTAGAACCACCGCTTGGAGCCATTCGGACTCACCTGCAAGTAAAGCCCTCCGGAATCAGCAAACCTCGCTTGTTTGCGATCAGCGGGGCAACTGGCGTTTCGGCATTGCACATCGGTCAACATGGGGTATGAACTCAATTGGCTAAGGGGTACAACGCCCACCTGACGCATACCCACGGGGGTACAAGTGAAACGCTAAAAGGCCCATGTAGCAAGGCCTAGCGCCAATCAGGGGGTACAGATTGGCTGAAGTATATGTGAAAACAGGATTGCACCCCCACTCGTACCCCCATCATCCTCCGGCTGCCAGCGAACGACAATGAACCATCTCGAACCATAACTCATTGATTTAACAAAGAAAAAAGGCGTTCACTGAACTTCAGTGAACGCCTTTAAACGTTATGGTGGTGGAGCTGGCGGGAATTGAACCCGCGTCCGTATCAGCATCCATGCGGACTGCGAGAGATCGGTGTGATTTCGGTGTGATTTAAGCTCCTCCGCACCGGGCTCAGCAAGAGTGATGCTCTGTCTGCTGCTCCATGCCTAACCGGCAACATTACACCCCTTATATGTGTCATTTTGCAACCACCTATATTGAATTGACACGCGACCTCTAAAGCACAATACCTAATGCTCTCAGCTATAGCCATATGCCTGATCGTCGGCATCTCCGACGGCGACACCCTCACTGCCCGCTGCGGCGCGCCGGGCGCTTATGAGCAGATCAAGATCCGCCTGGGCGGGATTGATGCGCCAGAGAGCCGCCAGCCGTTTGGGCAGAAGTCCAAGCAGAACCTGTCAGATCTTTGCTTCCAGGCGCAGGCTGAGATCACCCCAAAGTCCAAAGATCGCTACGGCCGTACTATCGCTGATGTGCGCTGCGGCGGTCTCGATGCTGGCCAGCACCAGGTCGCAACGGGCATGGCTTGGTACTACGTGAAGTACGGCAAGGGGTATGAGTGGCTGCAATCCATTGAGGAAAGCGCCCGTGTCTCTGAGCTTGGAGTATGGAGTGAGCCCAACCCAGTTCCGCCATGGGACTGGCGCAAGTCAAAGCGGTAGCCCTACCTCGGCCGGTCATTCGCATATGGAGGCTGCTTCACCTTCGCGTACTCCCTATCAAGCCAGGCCGACATCCCGCGAAGCGCCGCAGCGACCGCCGAAGGATTGCGCCCGCAAATCCAAGTCTGCGGCCACCGGCTGAACTCCCCTTCATCCCACTGCTCACCACGCAACAGCATGGTGCCGTCATCTCGCTTCTTCCAGACTTCAACCTGCTCCAGCGGGTAGGTCATGAGCTTCATGAGTTCGGCGCGCTTGTAGATCCCGGCCTGGCAGCCGTTGAACGGCGTGATGGTTGATAGCACCACACCAAAGGTCGGCGCCCTGCTTCTCAAGAGCGAGGAGCAAAGATACGTGCCGCAAAACTGCAGCTGCAGCACGTATAGGTCCACCCCAACCCTAGACCTACCATCAAGATCTGCTGGCGTTCCAGGGCTTGCCACGGTCCTGTAGTAGCCCGGAAGATCCTCTGGCTCAAATTTCCTGACTGCTTCCATTGCTCGCTCCAGTTACTGTATAAATATACAGTCTTTTGGAGGTGTCTATGTTTCAATCAAGATACTGGCGGTGGCACATCAAGGATGGGGATGATTGGTCCGAGACCAAAGAGCACGAACGCTGGGATGGTATCAAGCTGGATCGGCCAGAGGCCATGCCGGTCCTGGGCACTATGGTGCTGCACACCGTTACGGTTGCGGTGGACAAGGATCTGTACGACAGCCTCGCCCCCGATATTCCGTTTTAGGCTGGCCCGGCCGCGAACACTTCGACCGGTGCCAGCCTCAGCAGCGCCTGCGCGTCCTTGATCGAGCCTTCCAGCCACTGATCCACATCGGCCAACTCAATCGGGATCACGCTTCGCTTGTCTTGCTTGTCAGCAGCGAGCTTCGGGTCTGGCTTGTGCATGCGGTTCATCAGCGGGTGCTCATCTGCATTGAGCGTGAGCATGGTGTAGCTCTCGATCAGCTCGCCGGTCGCTGGATCCTTCCAGGTGTTCCACAGCCCCGCCAAGCCCCACGGGTCGCCGTCGGCCCGGGCAAACCTCCACCACACATTTTTCCCGCTCTCCCAGTTGGGCTCATCAAAGGTGGTCGCTGGGATGATGCAGCGCTGACCGCGCTTCCACGGGTCTTTGAAGCTGGCCTTATCCGCCACCTCCTCGGCACGGGCGTTGTTGGTGCTGTACTTGATGTCAGGTGTCTTGCTGAACCAGGGGATCACGCCCCATCGTCCCACGGCCAGCTCCTTGCTGTAGCCAGGATCATCCACGGCGCGCCGGATGAACCCGCCGGGCGAGCGCGGGAATACATCGCGGGCACCCAGGCCCAGTTGCCGGGGGTTCAGCCGCCAGTACTGCTGGATGTAGCCTTCGTCTGGGGAGTGGTAGCGATTGCACATTGAAGCCTCCTGGCGCCAAGGTACAGGGGCACGCATCCGGCTGGTGTCATCCGAAACCCTGTCTGAAATGAAAAAACAGCCTCCCCAGTGACTTAGTGGCACTGGGGAGGCTCTTTCTATTTTTGGCTGCAGGCTTGGTCGCTTTCGTCACCGGTCAGTCGGCGCTCGATGTTCACCTGGTCGCACAGCGCGGCTACTTCGGCATCCCGCCGCCTAAGGTCGCCTCCGAGGCTTGCGACCACGCCGAGGCCTTCTGCAAGCTGTCGGTCGAGGGCTGCGGCTTTATCTGCAAGATCGCTGCGGGCAGCGGCGTCGGCTTGGGCTTGCGCACGATAAGTGGCGGCTCGGCTGTCGGTGTCGTGGTGCAGCCGCTCAGCACGGGCAAGCTCAGCGCGCACATCAACATCAATGCCAGTCTTGAGGTTCGCCAGGCGGTCGGCGTTGTAGATCGTGTCTTGGGCATGCTTGCTTTCCTTGATCGCGGTTTGGGTTTCGTCAGTTCTGGCAGCTTCGGCGCGGGTGGCCATGCCCTGGGCCTGCTCGGCGCGCAGCTCGGCGATAGTCTTGCTGGCCTGCCAGCCTTTAACCACCCAGCCGGATGAGAAGGCCAGCGCGGCGATGATGGCTGCCAGAATGAGCTTGATTTGCGGGTTCATGGCGCCACCCATTCAGTCCACTCTGGCAGCGCCACCGTTTGGCCAGCCAGCTCATGGGTGCAATCGCCCAGAAACTGGATACGGCCATCCGTCACAAAGGAATGGCACACAGCAGGCGGGGCGCCATCTTGACCGGCATCCGCGCCCGGGTAGGTCACCAACACCGATGGCGTAAGCGTCGGCTTCTCCAGGGAGCCATTCCAGCCCCAGTTGGGCCCGAAGTCGCTGCCGTGCTGGACTGCGTGCGAGGTTTTGCACCCCGGGCACTTAAAACGCAGCAACTCATCGTCTTGTCGCATCACTGGTTTCATAGCCCCACCTCGCAGATCTCGCCGTTGGCATCGCCCCGGGCCTGCAGGCCTGGCAGCACCACTGACACCCCATTGACCGTGCCGCGATTCCAGCGCGGGTTCTCTCGGCATGCGCCCACCACATCGCCCGCATTGGCCTTGCGCAGCAGGGTCGAGCTGTACAGCGCACCCTCGCCCTTGTTGTGGATGAAGTCGATGAACACGGCCTGCTGCAGAGGCGTGTAGGTGGTCCAGAGGCGGAACAGGCCCATGGCCGTGCGCTCTGCCGCCAGGTAGCGGCTGCGCTCCAGCGCGTAGCAGTCGGCCGGCGTGTAGTACCGGCCAGCCACCACGGCGCGGCCCGTGATGCCGTTACAGACCGTCAGGGGCTGGCCCTTGCCCAGCTTGTCCACGTAGGGCGTGCCAATGTGGCGGTAGCTGCTCTCGTAGTAGCTACCCATCACCATGGCGATCTTGACCGCCCGCGATGTGCCAGAGTCAGCGGCCACGGCCTGGATGTACTGGTTCTGCTCGACCATGGCCTGGGCTGCGGCCTTGTCGCGCTCCAAGGCCACGTAACCGCCACCGCCTGCTGTCAGAACGGCCAGCGCCATCAGGCCGGCGCGCATTGCGTTTGGAATCTTGCTCATGACAGGTCCGCCCTCTGCGTCTCGCTCATCTGGCGGTACTCGTCCAGCGTGATGATGCGCGGGCCCAGCCGTGGCTTGATCCACCCCCAGCGCTCAAAAGCTGGCCGCCACAGCTTTTTCCAGAACCACTCGCAGATGAGCAGCACCGTATAGAGTGCGGCCACGATAGAAGCGATGGTTCCCCACGGGATGGAGTTCACCCAGTACCAAGTCTCAAAACTGGAATTGATGGTGGCCGCCTGGGCTATCTTGTCTGCCACATCGGCTTGCGCAGCCGTGGCCAACGTCACCGCACTTGTCGCCTTTGCAATCGGCATGCTGATGTCTGTGCTCTGCATCGAGAGACTCCCTCAGAAATAAGAAAACCCGCCGAAGCGGGTTGTGTTGTGTGTTGTGCCGAGGGTTACAGCGCCTGGGCGTAGTCGAAAAGCTCGAACAGATCCGCCTCTGTCAGGTTAAGGCCCGCCGCCAGCGCAAGTACCGTCGGGCTGTCCGACTCGATAGCTGCCGACCCCTGCCAGTCCACAAGGGCCCTATAGCGGTTCACCTCATCGGGGATCAGGCTGATTTGCGCCTCAATGTCTTCGTTCTTGATGCCCTTCATGTCGAACAGCGCAAGCAGAGCCTGGCGCTTGGTCACGGTCACCCGCGCAGCATCCCGGGCGGCCTGCTCGGCAGCCAGGCGCTCGGCCTCAAGCTGGGCCAGCTCGCCGTCATCCAGCGGCACAACCTCCCACTGCTGCAGGTAGCCGTCGTCTGTCTCCAGCGGCTCCACTGGCGCCGCCTTATGCGTGGCTGGATCAAACTCTGGCGGATCAGTCGGCGTGATGAGCACATAGCGATCCGGCGCCTCAAAGGGCACGGGAAACGACATGTTATGGGCGTGCCTGGCGATGATGTCTGCCGGGCTCAGCCCGAACTCTCGGGTTTCTTTGTCGAGGTACATGCACCCTCCTTATCGGGTTCGGCCGAGGATCGAACCAGCAGCCAGAATGTTGACGTTCGCAATGCCGTCGATGGCATATCCAGCAAGAGAGCCAGTAGCGGGACCAGTCCGACTCTGCGATTCAAAAGAGCCGCTTGTGCTCCCGTCATTGCCAGTCGCGCCCTGAATTCCTATTGCTCCACCAGACCCGCCAGAGCCGCCATAAGCAATACCCTGGGTAGATCCGCCGATGGCTGGACCACCAACAGTTTGCGATGTGCCAGAATTACCTGAGCCGGCATTCAGCATCACAGGCGGATCAGCACCATTGAATCCCGCCCCAATCCCGCCAGAGCCACCATTGCCGGTTCCAGAGTATCCAGTGCCTCGGAAGATGTAGACGGTCTGTCCAGTGCCACCCTGGCCACCACCACCGAAGATGACTCCGCCGGCGTTGTCCAGGTTGAACTTGCTGGAGGCGACGAGGCCTGTGCCGCTGTTGTAGACACCCCCAATACGGCCGCGATTAATCACAGTTAGAAGGTAGTCCGGAATATTCGCAACGGTGATCGTGGCCACATCCACACCAGCATTGATGGTGCAGTACAGGGCCTCGAAGCCAACCCAACCCGCAGAAATAGCAAGAGCCCGAATATCCGGGCTCCTGACGCTGGCCGCTATGGTGATGTACACCGGGCCTTTAATGAGTGGTGGTCGGTACGCCATATCAGTAGTTCGGCAAGTAAGAGCCCAGCCACTGCTCAGCCCCAGTGGATTGCGGCCGGCGGAACTGGAAGATGTGAATCTTGCCGGTTTGCAGGTTCTGCGGGGCGAGGCCGCCAACCCAGCGAACGGTAGCGGGCCAGGACAAGGTGCCGGAGGACAG encodes the following:
- a CDS encoding DUF4062 domain-containing protein; the encoded protein is MDAFPAGSKTNLTDLRKELKREIESAEVLGRKLFDVWINEDAPPAEGTQDSWDACLQAVRDCDVLIVLSNGNAGWAAGEQDIGICHAEYMEGLRAAQAKVRLVALPTMADAQGPAGERNRRFQHYLSRQTAFRGGEVKTVADAKKRVFEALSDAVITLTQRGVQAGASTRFDVGAALDWTRLDFRQRKTAMETTLKAALGGLKGAKAVDGGVVVNLGGKDVAVVVHAIPASFSVAAARELVGRPFLEDYQRVKLLTSAHGPLHLIACHRGATETQATSLLGFPDATVVSGPFGVFVADDVQKVQFAFLANCRDDSQTRHASQRFFEWLQQTGEAALVARRAASRARIVKVVAKEMNA
- a CDS encoding SOS response-associated peptidase gives rise to the protein MCNRYHSPDEGYIQQYWRLNPRQLGLGARDVFPRSPGGFIRRAVDDPGYSKELAVGRWGVIPWFSKTPDIKYSTNNARAEEVADKASFKDPWKRGQRCIIPATTFDEPNWESGKNVWWRFARADGDPWGLAGLWNTWKDPATGELIESYTMLTLNADEHPLMNRMHKPDPKLAADKQDKRSVIPIELADVDQWLEGSIKDAQALLRLAPVEVFAAGPA
- a CDS encoding alkaline phosphatase D family protein — protein: MNEKDLLLGPVLSFRGIGKGDAWRITALIGLKGDAQIPEFQVDGKICPAPTELLSTRGERYLRYDLSCKVLKDERTVSYGISGGLTWSMTVPGKDFSPRMAYVSCNGFSDPAVMRKIIRESDAVWEDLLYSHDRKLRRKPGEGEVKLLDKEQLWHEKRIHNKGLQRFHLMLMGGDQIYFDSIWEDIKALRQWVGLPRQAQLNFKVSKPLEREIEAYYFGLYKQRWLPIERQPWSSATAALDAGAAMASMPTIMVWDDHDIFDGWGSYSCEMQNCELFQTLFRHARRAFWVFQMQHALEDLPELEDTTPAGFTRQDPLLKPISWSKVLAKDSLALPLLDNQPGFTSAYSIGPVAVVAADLRTERSRTQVMGSDTWRQIKEWTGNLQSGGAGPQPKTGCQHLLFMSSVPVVHPKLPLAELFLDKFGQDHVTDSNADDLKDHWSHDDHEGERKRLLEVLSSFARDKKIRVSLVSGDVHVAAWGTAYRKDLPASETWSQMHQFTSSAVVHPSLMGVTERLFLAWLNSNAKKPQNIDVQYVAEVMTFPGHDTHVMAARNWLALELDLGSAEGCKLWATWRCETETSFSNHLIAVAPIA
- a CDS encoding DUF6527 family protein, translated to MRQDDELLRFKCPGCKTSHAVQHGSDFGPNWGWNGSLEKPTLTPSVLVTYPGADAGQDGAPPAVCHSFVTDGRIQFLGDCTHELAGQTVALPEWTEWVAP
- a CDS encoding Mov34/MPN/PAD-1 family protein, producing the protein MKFALPGAEWSLQFDEAAVSMLQRRMQRWSRSKESVGQLFTYDLTASTIVISKVTSLKARHASWSSVAFDPIEAMRQRQDLLQEGLYCIGLWHTHPEAMPSPSGTDERLAADHARAAISVLNGFAFVIVGNRPFPEGWYVGFHDTARFLKADFSRS
- a CDS encoding tyrosine-type recombinase/integrase; this encodes MLTDVQCRNASCPADRKQARFADSGGLYLQVSPNGSKRWFYKYRIQNKEKQLALGSYPTVSLTAARKARDIAKLKKSEGVDPVQARKMEKLKGLAVDGSVFKVVALEWHAKQVGTWSPSHAERTKRQLERDLFPWIGDRQMESIEPMELLSVLKKVEERGAIETADRGLMLVRQIWRYWLPTAGNDQRDITEGLKSRLLPYRGKNFPAIVEPQRFGELLRAMYAYKGGPIVRTALLLAPMLYQRPGNLRMMEWTELDLDAATWTIPSAKMKRTVEEKANGEPHVVPMPTQAVELLRDLQKLTGRSLYVFPGQRDHERPMSDNSVRSALYGLGFGTEQSWHGFRASARTMLVDQLDLDPLAIEANLAHMVKDSNGRSYNRTKYLAKRFEMVQRWADYLDQLRLGEAAKG
- a CDS encoding glycoside hydrolase family protein, translating into MSKIPNAMRAGLMALAVLTAGGGGYVALERDKAAAQAMVEQNQYIQAVAADSGTSRAVKIAMVMGSYYESSYRHIGTPYVDKLGKGQPLTVCNGITGRAVVAGRYYTPADCYALERSRYLAAERTAMGLFRLWTTYTPLQQAVFIDFIHNKGEGALYSSTLLRKANAGDVVGACRENPRWNRGTVNGVSVVLPGLQARGDANGEICEVGL
- a CDS encoding thermonuclease family protein, with the protein product MLSAIAICLIVGISDGDTLTARCGAPGAYEQIKIRLGGIDAPESRQPFGQKSKQNLSDLCFQAQAEITPKSKDRYGRTIADVRCGGLDAGQHQVATGMAWYYVKYGKGYEWLQSIEESARVSELGVWSEPNPVPPWDWRKSKR